TCCGGTCCTGTAATATAACCTTCTGAGGAAATCAGGAGTTTAAGCATTTTCCTTTGTCTGGGTGAACAATAGAATAAATTCATTTTTTGTACCCCCTTTTAATTATTATTAAAGCTTTAAAATCGTATCTGTTTTTTATTGACAATCTTTTATGCACCCTCATTATATTAAATATTCCTTTCTCTTATCAAACCGACCTTTTCCGTTATGAAGCGGAAAAGAATAGTATTTTATAACGTTTTTTATATGTTTTTATTATTTGGCTGTTTTAAATTTAATAATGTAGATATATAAAATAATAAAGACTATATCAATATCATTATATTTGATTTTAGTATGCATTTGTAGTATTTAATACTTCCAAAATTTGTTATCTTCCGTAATCATACGGAAGTATTTGGTTTGTTTTGGTTTTTATCATTCTCTATACTTTGGGTATATTAAAATTTCGGAGGTATAGATTTAATGAAAGCAGCAGTACTGAATAATGCAGAAGATTTAAGGATTATGGATTTGGAAATGCCCCGTGCGGGAGAAGGGGAAATAATAATGAAAGTAAAAAGTGCCCTTACCTGCGGTACGGACGTAAAAACATTTAGAAGAGGACATCCGACAATTCCTTTCGGAGGAAATAAAACAGCATTCGGACATGAAGGAAGCGGCGTTGTTTATGAAGTGGGAAGAGGTGTTGATAAATTTAAGGTTGGAGACAGGATAGCTGCACATAACACAGCACCTTGTCATTCATGTTATTCCTGTCAGGTAGGGGATTACAGCATGTGTGATGATTTGAGACAGATGAGAGGAACTTGGGCAGAGTACGTAAAAATCCCCGCTTCTCTCGTAAGAGAAACCATTTTTAAAATACCGGATACGATGTCACATAAGCAGGCGGCATTATTGGAACCGCTTTCCTGTGCGGTTTACGGAGTTGATTTATCTGATATAAAGCTTGGTGATTTAGTAGTGGTGAATGGATGCGGACCTATAGGGCTTATGATGCTTAAATGTGCTAAACTAAAAGGTGCAACGGTAATAGCGTGCGATTTTACTGATTTAAGACTTGAGACGGCAAAAAAACTTGGAGCGGATATGACAGTTGACTTAAAGGACGTTGATAATCAGGTGGAGGCTGTACGAGAACTTACACCTTACGGAAGAGGTGTAGATGTTGCTATCGAGGCAACTGGAGTTCCCGAAGTTTGGGAAAAGAATATGCTAATGGCGAGGAAAGGCGGAATGGTCATGGAATTCGGAGGATGTAAACCCGGAACTACTATAACCGTTGATACAAAGCTGCTTCATTATTCTCAGCTTACCATAAAAGGCGTTTATCACACTACACCGAAGCATGTGGGTATGGCTTTTGAACTGATTAAAAGAGGAGAATTCCCGGAAGAGTTAATGATCAACAAAAGTTTCAAACTCGATAAGGCATTGGATGCATTGCTTTCCCATGCAAAGGGCGAAGTAATTAAAAATGAAATAGTAATAGATTAGGAGTAAGATATGAAATATAAAGATATAAGAGAACAAGTATTGAAAGCAATTTTAGAGGCTACGAAATTAGGTTTGATACACGGTACTTCAGGTAATATCTCGGTTAGGGATAAAAACGAAAATGTAGTTGCCATAACACCAAGCAACCTTGCATATGACACGATGACCGTAGAAGATATAGCTATAGTTGATATAAACGGAAATCAGCTGGAGGGGAAGTATAAGCCGTCTTCCGAGACACCTATGCATACGGCTGTCATGAGGATGAGAGAGGATGTAAATGCAGTAGTACACACACATTCCAAGTATGCAACCGTAATGTCAATGAGAGGAGAGCCTCTACTTAGGGCAACCGTTCCTTCTAATATGTATTATCCTATAAAAACCACTACAGAGTTTTTCCCACCGGGTTCCGAAGGGCTTGCCAAAACTGCGGTCGAAGCAATCGGAAAAGACGGAGATGTTACGCTTCTTAAAAATCATGGACTTCTTGCCACAGGGGCGGATATTGATTCTGCAATGACATGTGCCATATATACCGAGGAATGTGCAGAAATCGGATACTTGGCGGCACTTGCGGGTTTTAACGACTTTATAAGTGAAGAAGATTCTTTATTCATAAGAAATATTGCTAAAGGGGGAAATGCTGTATAGCATTTATATATCATGAATAATTTTGAATATTACGCCCCTACAAAAATAGTATTTGGTGT
The DNA window shown above is from Anaerofustis stercorihominis DSM 17244 and carries:
- a CDS encoding zinc-dependent alcohol dehydrogenase; the protein is MKAAVLNNAEDLRIMDLEMPRAGEGEIIMKVKSALTCGTDVKTFRRGHPTIPFGGNKTAFGHEGSGVVYEVGRGVDKFKVGDRIAAHNTAPCHSCYSCQVGDYSMCDDLRQMRGTWAEYVKIPASLVRETIFKIPDTMSHKQAALLEPLSCAVYGVDLSDIKLGDLVVVNGCGPIGLMMLKCAKLKGATVIACDFTDLRLETAKKLGADMTVDLKDVDNQVEAVRELTPYGRGVDVAIEATGVPEVWEKNMLMARKGGMVMEFGGCKPGTTITVDTKLLHYSQLTIKGVYHTTPKHVGMAFELIKRGEFPEELMINKSFKLDKALDALLSHAKGEVIKNEIVID
- a CDS encoding class II aldolase/adducin family protein, which translates into the protein MKYKDIREQVLKAILEATKLGLIHGTSGNISVRDKNENVVAITPSNLAYDTMTVEDIAIVDINGNQLEGKYKPSSETPMHTAVMRMREDVNAVVHTHSKYATVMSMRGEPLLRATVPSNMYYPIKTTTEFFPPGSEGLAKTAVEAIGKDGDVTLLKNHGLLATGADIDSAMTCAIYTEECAEIGYLAALAGFNDFISEEDSLFIRNIAKGGNAV